A window of Flavobacterium flavigenum contains these coding sequences:
- a CDS encoding sulfite exporter TauE/SafE family protein: MTVLTFTLIMLLGAFLAGFVGSLSGLGGGIIIIPLLTVLLGVDIHYAIGTALVSVIATSSGSAAAYVKEGITNMRLGIFLEIATTLGAVGGAMLSTIAPTSFIAVLFGLTLIFSAVNSLRKKEEHIVLESSPLAKKLHLNGTYPTHDGEVVSYGTKNVIGGFSMMGIAGMMSGLLGIGSGAFKVIAMDNIMRIPFKVSTTTSNFMMGVTAMASSVIYIQKGYIEPGICMPVVIGVLFGAMAGAKILVRTNPKKLRIFFACLIFVLAINMIYNGINGKI, from the coding sequence ATGACAGTATTAACATTTACGCTGATTATGCTTTTAGGAGCTTTTTTAGCCGGTTTCGTAGGCTCCTTATCCGGTTTAGGCGGCGGAATTATCATTATACCACTACTCACAGTTCTTCTCGGAGTCGATATTCATTATGCCATTGGTACGGCATTGGTTTCTGTAATTGCTACTTCATCAGGGTCTGCGGCGGCTTATGTAAAAGAAGGCATTACCAATATGCGTCTCGGGATATTTCTCGAAATCGCCACCACACTCGGAGCCGTTGGCGGAGCAATGCTTTCCACCATAGCACCGACGTCTTTTATAGCCGTTTTATTCGGACTCACACTTATCTTTTCCGCTGTTAATTCCCTGCGAAAAAAAGAAGAACACATCGTTTTAGAATCCAGTCCGCTGGCCAAAAAACTACATCTGAACGGCACTTACCCAACCCATGACGGAGAAGTTGTATCATACGGAACCAAAAATGTCATTGGAGGATTCAGCATGATGGGTATCGCCGGAATGATGTCAGGATTGTTAGGAATCGGGTCCGGAGCGTTTAAAGTAATTGCAATGGACAACATCATGCGGATTCCGTTTAAGGTTTCTACCACCACCAGTAATTTTATGATGGGCGTTACTGCAATGGCGAGTTCTGTAATTTACATTCAGAAAGGCTATATCGAACCCGGAATTTGTATGCCCGTTGTAATTGGGGTTTTGTTCGGAGCCATGGCGGGAGCCAAAATCCTGGTCAGAACCAACCCGAAAAAACTGCGAATTTTCTTCGCCTGCCTCATTTTTGTACTGGCAATAAACATGATTTACAATGGCATTAACGGAAAAATCTAA
- a CDS encoding FAD-binding and (Fe-S)-binding domain-containing protein has protein sequence MSIIKELEQLSASLEGTLLYDDLHKTLYSTDASVYRIKPNAVAIPKTTEDIVKLIKFAANHKMSVTPRTAGTSLAGQAVGEGLVIDVSKNFTKIISFDAEKKTVTVQPGVIRDELNLFLKPHGVFFAPITSTSNRAMIGGMVGNNSSGTTSIRYGVTRDKIAEVKAILSDGSEVVFTDLTSAEFIEKTKCDTLENKIYKTIYDELSIKEAQEEIVKEFPKPEIHRRNTGYAVDILLKSELFGGTEPTINLGKLLCGSEGTLAFTTEVTLKVDDLPPAHSIMVVGHYHTIQESLESVVVAMKHHLYTCEMIDDTILDCTKTNREHVKNRFFLQGEPKAIMMFEVAAHTLEEAEKQADALIADLEKNNFGYANVKIYGADIDKANELRKAGLGLLGSIVGDNKAADSIEDTAVELSDLPAYIAEFSAMMLSHGQEAIYYAHAGAGELHLRPVLNLKKTEDLKLFRTIATEVAHLVKKYRGSLSGEHGDGIVRGEFIPFMIGEKNYELLKRIKLAFDPNSVLNIGKIVNAGKMDENHRVVSGRDEPDIKTFQDFSDSLGILRAAEKCNGSGDCRKLPSAGGAMCPSYRATKNEKETTRARANALREYLTYSEKENKFDQKELYEVFELCVSCKACASECPSNVDVATLKAEFLYQYQKANGFSTRNKIFANNAKLNKMGSKFPAITNFISNQSFVKKSMGIASERQVPLLAKKTFRKWFQNHKPSTTDFPNGRLYLFVDEFTNYYDVNIGIDAFELLTKLGYQVLVIDHEESGRAYLSKGFLEEARKIANHNINLFKDLVLGNAPLVGIEPSAILTFRDEYLRLADNKEEAEKLSHNTFTIEEFFKKEIIDGKITPDSFSEETKEIKIHGHCHQKSLSSVEATFAMLNLPKNNTVTIYNSGCCGMAGSFGYEKEHYNVSMQMGEDTLFPKVRNTAENVKIAAAGTSCRHQIYDGTKREAQHPVSILRSCLK, from the coding sequence ATGTCAATAATTAAGGAGTTAGAACAATTGTCTGCATCATTAGAAGGAACACTTTTATATGATGATCTTCATAAAACACTTTATTCAACCGATGCGTCGGTGTACCGGATTAAACCCAATGCGGTGGCTATCCCGAAAACGACCGAAGATATTGTTAAACTAATAAAGTTTGCAGCCAATCATAAAATGTCGGTTACACCGAGAACTGCGGGAACTTCTCTGGCAGGCCAGGCAGTAGGAGAAGGATTGGTAATTGATGTCTCGAAAAATTTTACTAAAATTATTTCGTTTGATGCCGAAAAGAAAACCGTAACCGTTCAGCCCGGTGTCATTCGCGATGAGCTGAATTTATTTCTAAAACCTCACGGAGTATTTTTTGCACCAATTACATCAACCTCAAACCGCGCAATGATTGGCGGAATGGTGGGAAATAATTCATCCGGGACGACTTCAATTCGATATGGAGTTACACGTGATAAAATTGCAGAAGTAAAAGCAATTTTGAGCGACGGTTCAGAAGTGGTTTTTACAGATCTGACTTCGGCTGAATTTATCGAAAAGACCAAATGCGATACTTTAGAAAATAAAATATACAAAACGATTTACGATGAGCTTTCGATAAAAGAAGCGCAGGAAGAAATTGTAAAAGAATTTCCAAAGCCTGAAATTCACCGTAGAAATACCGGTTATGCCGTTGATATTCTGCTGAAATCGGAATTATTTGGCGGAACAGAACCAACAATCAATCTAGGAAAACTGCTTTGTGGAAGCGAAGGAACTTTGGCTTTTACAACCGAAGTAACACTAAAAGTAGATGATCTTCCGCCTGCTCACAGTATAATGGTTGTTGGACATTATCATACGATTCAGGAATCGTTAGAGTCGGTTGTGGTGGCGATGAAACATCATTTGTATACTTGTGAAATGATTGATGATACCATTTTAGATTGTACTAAAACGAATCGGGAACACGTAAAAAACAGGTTCTTTTTGCAGGGTGAACCTAAAGCAATTATGATGTTTGAGGTTGCTGCGCATACTTTGGAAGAGGCCGAAAAACAAGCCGATGCTTTAATTGCCGATTTAGAAAAAAACAATTTTGGTTATGCCAATGTAAAGATTTACGGTGCTGATATTGACAAAGCCAACGAACTCAGAAAAGCCGGTCTTGGACTTTTAGGAAGTATTGTTGGCGATAATAAAGCAGCTGACTCTATTGAAGATACGGCGGTTGAATTGAGCGATTTGCCGGCTTATATTGCAGAGTTTTCAGCAATGATGTTAAGTCACGGTCAGGAAGCGATTTATTATGCTCATGCGGGTGCGGGAGAATTACACCTTCGTCCGGTTTTGAATCTGAAGAAAACTGAAGATCTAAAACTATTTAGAACCATTGCAACCGAAGTGGCGCATTTGGTAAAAAAATACAGAGGTTCGCTGAGTGGTGAACATGGGGACGGAATTGTGCGTGGTGAGTTTATTCCGTTTATGATTGGTGAGAAAAATTACGAATTACTGAAAAGAATCAAACTGGCATTCGATCCAAATTCGGTTTTGAATATCGGGAAAATTGTCAATGCCGGAAAAATGGACGAAAATCATCGTGTAGTTTCGGGCAGAGATGAACCGGACATCAAAACATTTCAGGATTTCTCAGACAGTTTGGGGATTTTACGCGCGGCCGAAAAGTGTAACGGTTCCGGTGACTGCCGAAAACTGCCGTCAGCTGGAGGAGCGATGTGTCCGAGTTATCGTGCAACCAAAAATGAAAAGGAAACAACACGTGCCAGAGCCAATGCGTTACGGGAATATTTAACCTATTCTGAAAAAGAAAATAAATTCGATCAAAAAGAATTATACGAAGTTTTTGAGTTGTGCGTAAGCTGTAAAGCCTGCGCCAGCGAATGTCCGAGTAATGTGGATGTAGCGACTTTAAAAGCCGAATTTTTATACCAATATCAAAAAGCAAACGGGTTCTCAACCCGAAATAAAATTTTTGCCAACAACGCCAAACTGAACAAGATGGGAAGTAAATTCCCGGCAATTACGAATTTTATTTCGAATCAGTCCTTCGTTAAAAAATCAATGGGAATTGCATCTGAAAGACAAGTTCCGTTACTGGCAAAAAAGACTTTTAGAAAATGGTTCCAAAATCATAAGCCTTCAACTACAGATTTTCCGAACGGAAGATTGTATTTGTTCGTAGATGAATTCACGAATTATTATGATGTGAATATCGGAATCGATGCTTTCGAATTATTGACAAAATTAGGGTATCAGGTTTTGGTTATTGATCACGAAGAAAGCGGAAGAGCGTATCTTTCGAAAGGTTTTTTGGAAGAAGCCAGGAAAATTGCCAATCATAATATAAACCTTTTTAAAGATCTGGTTTTAGGAAATGCACCTTTGGTTGGAATAGAACCTTCGGCAATTTTGACTTTCAGGGATGAATACCTCCGTTTGGCAGACAATAAAGAAGAAGCGGAGAAACTTTCACATAATACATTTACAATTGAAGAATTCTTTAAAAAAGAAATCATCGACGGAAAAATCACCCCTGATTCTTTTTCAGAAGAAACCAAAGAAATTAAAATCCACGGTCATTGCCATCAAAAATCATTGAGTTCTGTTGAGGCGACATTTGCCATGCTGAATCTGCCTAAAAATAATACGGTTACGATTTACAATTCGGGCTGCTGCGGAATGGCAGGCTCTTTTGGTTATGAAAAGGAACATTATAATGTGAGTATGCAGATGGGAGAAGATACACTTTTCCCAAAAGTTCGTAATACAGCCGAAAATGTAAAAATCGCTGCTGCAGGAACAAGCTGCCGTCATCAGATTTATGATGGAACGAAGAGAGAGGCTCAGCATCCGGTTTCAATTTTAAGAAGTTGTTTAAAATAA
- a CDS encoding TonB-dependent receptor has protein sequence MNINTIKKLLFCLLFLSSLNMLSQELGKVSGKVSLSGNLPAENISIKLKGTKYTAVTNANGQYEIKNVKPGSYTISINSVGIKSVEEKIEVIAKQTTTKNFALSESQEDLDEVIITKNKYKQDKPSLSLRLQTPVLEIPQNIQIVSSQTLKDQQITSMSDGVIRNVSGAVRLEHWGDMYTNISMRGSQIQAFRNGFNVVSSFWGPLTEDMSFVDHIEFVKGPAGFMLSSGDPSGLYNVVTKKPTGITKGEASVLAGSFDFYRASIDLDGKFDKAGKFLYRFNGAFQKKGSHRPYEHNDRYVIAPVFSYQLSDKTKVTLEYNGQFANTSEVGSYYVFSSANEGYATTPVDFTMTQPGLPDTKINDHSGFLMFEHKFDDNWKLTAQTSYFKYIMDGYSSWPGAVGPVSIDTDDDDVLDTEVLSQGEIIRSVSIWDAESDMFLGQIFLNGKFNTGPVSHKVLGGMDLGRKDYMADWGQTHALDTLEDPFNVLNPDYGTPANGMPNFDESTPLSQRAGGIYGSQYAAGYVQDELGFFENKLRLTLAGRYTWIKQTSSYSDPAADSHITPRIGLSWSVTPSLAVYGVYDQAFTPQSGRVRPTETIKPLTGTNREIGIKKDWFNGTWSTTLSAYSIIKQNELTTDPVQPAGSTVVYSTTLGEKTAQGFEVDLRGKVVDGLNLIANYAFTESKVTKANVSTFNEGDIVPGYSKHVANAWLNYTVPVGILKGFGASIGGTYLAGRQTDTWSEGLERLPDYFKLDGGLSYETNKFKITANVFNILDEYLYSGSFYQWVSNGVYYWQTEPPRNFRVGITYKF, from the coding sequence ATGAATATAAATACCATCAAAAAACTGTTGTTTTGTTTACTGTTTTTAAGTTCGCTTAACATGTTAAGTCAGGAGCTTGGAAAAGTAAGCGGAAAAGTATCTTTAAGCGGAAATCTTCCTGCTGAGAATATTTCAATAAAACTTAAAGGAACGAAGTACACTGCTGTTACAAATGCTAATGGACAGTATGAAATCAAAAATGTTAAACCGGGAAGCTACACTATTAGTATTAATTCAGTAGGAATTAAATCGGTAGAAGAAAAAATTGAGGTAATAGCAAAACAGACTACTACTAAAAACTTTGCACTTTCTGAAAGTCAGGAAGATCTTGATGAAGTTATTATTACAAAAAACAAATACAAACAGGACAAACCGTCTTTATCTTTACGCCTTCAGACTCCGGTATTAGAAATCCCTCAGAATATCCAGATTGTGAGTTCTCAAACATTAAAAGATCAGCAAATTACCAGTATGAGCGATGGAGTTATTCGTAACGTGAGTGGTGCTGTTCGTTTAGAGCACTGGGGCGATATGTATACTAATATCTCCATGCGCGGATCACAAATTCAGGCATTCAGAAATGGCTTCAACGTAGTATCTTCTTTCTGGGGACCACTTACAGAAGACATGAGTTTTGTTGACCACATTGAATTCGTAAAAGGACCGGCAGGTTTCATGCTTTCAAGCGGTGACCCAAGTGGTCTGTACAATGTGGTAACAAAAAAACCAACCGGAATTACTAAAGGTGAGGCTAGCGTTTTAGCAGGAAGTTTTGATTTTTATCGTGCCAGTATTGACTTAGACGGAAAATTTGATAAAGCCGGAAAATTCCTTTACCGTTTTAATGGTGCTTTTCAAAAAAAGGGATCTCACAGACCTTATGAGCATAATGACCGCTACGTAATAGCTCCGGTTTTTTCTTATCAGTTGAGTGATAAAACAAAGGTGACATTAGAATATAACGGACAGTTTGCTAATACCAGCGAAGTAGGTTCATATTATGTTTTTAGTTCAGCAAATGAAGGCTATGCCACTACACCTGTTGATTTTACGATGACTCAGCCAGGTTTGCCTGATACAAAAATTAATGACCACAGTGGTTTTTTAATGTTTGAACATAAATTTGATGATAACTGGAAATTAACAGCTCAGACTTCTTATTTTAAATATATAATGGATGGTTACAGTTCATGGCCAGGTGCTGTTGGACCAGTAAGTATTGATACTGACGATGATGATGTTTTAGATACAGAAGTTTTGTCTCAGGGAGAAATTATCAGAAGTGTGAGTATTTGGGATGCAGAAAGCGATATGTTTTTAGGTCAGATTTTCCTGAATGGAAAATTCAATACAGGTCCTGTAAGTCATAAAGTTTTGGGAGGTATGGATTTAGGAAGAAAAGATTATATGGCCGATTGGGGGCAAACTCACGCATTAGATACTTTAGAAGATCCTTTTAATGTTTTAAATCCTGATTATGGAACACCTGCGAACGGAATGCCAAATTTTGATGAAAGTACACCTTTAAGCCAGAGAGCCGGAGGGATATATGGTTCGCAATATGCTGCCGGATATGTTCAGGATGAATTAGGTTTCTTTGAAAATAAATTAAGATTAACACTCGCAGGCCGTTACACCTGGATTAAACAAACCAGTAGTTATAGTGATCCGGCTGCAGATAGCCACATTACACCTCGTATAGGATTAAGCTGGTCAGTAACACCTTCTTTGGCTGTTTACGGAGTATATGATCAGGCATTCACACCTCAGTCAGGAAGAGTGAGACCTACAGAAACTATAAAACCACTTACCGGTACAAACCGTGAGATCGGTATTAAAAAAGACTGGTTTAACGGTACTTGGAGTACCACACTTTCTGCATATAGCATCATTAAACAAAATGAATTGACTACAGACCCTGTTCAACCCGCTGGATCTACAGTTGTTTACAGCACAACATTAGGAGAAAAAACAGCTCAAGGTTTTGAAGTTGACTTAAGAGGTAAAGTAGTTGATGGTTTAAACTTAATTGCTAATTATGCCTTTACGGAATCAAAAGTAACCAAAGCTAATGTCAGCACTTTTAATGAAGGAGATATAGTTCCGGGATATTCTAAACACGTAGCAAATGCATGGTTAAACTATACTGTCCCTGTCGGAATATTAAAAGGTTTTGGTGCATCTATTGGAGGAACCTATCTTGCAGGACGCCAAACGGATACCTGGAGCGAAGGATTAGAAAGATTACCTGATTACTTTAAATTAGATGGAGGATTGTCATATGAAACAAACAAATTCAAGATAACGGCTAATGTATTTAATATCTTAGATGAATATTTGTATAGCGGTTCATTCTACCAATGGGTTAGTAATGGAGTCTATTACTGGCAAACCGAACCACCAAGAAACTTTAGAGTAGGTATAACCTATAAATTTTAA
- a CDS encoding CHAP domain-containing protein, translated as MSDFKITGNPTPEVGKEEFYSVNTLLPKIGFYLDQIPSNTLNNFEYPVTWEVYVLELGKWRKAKGNEKKGSTVSFTFLQRSLTRKGIRIVAKRGEQIAQLDIKTHPTEIPKIQSVELLDKNGKKPSEPLAYGQTIKARVHCLHMDWQRVYVTLCEDDADGGGHDKLNEKNKAQTLPGIVKNGIADIDFILKPDFKKIANARNANEGQTHEYYATAEMFLQEKVSSNNLNVKNSDYQKEPQKQTAQKTIPAENKGKSKKDKKEIQSPVTGKKYDWVEEAFKIKPIFLPDPMEFTNSVMKIFVPDAKDEKKGAANCVCKEYDLIWGNKVSCDFRKKVVEISKSLWPNNYKQMASGLMAVMRVETSETFSPSKIELVSYVDSKGKKRKKYEGLSKEAINKLDENFNGAVGLIQFTKDAIEALNKENSLSLTKKKLALMTDLDQLEYVKKYFMLYNWYKNLLSPEDIYLQVFAPIGIAKKESYILYEKHEKPETEKQKVSNRNYEANKSVDEENNNDKKIQRSEILGRYRISFAEGLLKKEKEFSCGANKNKEETSSDDMGVLDEMKALVDKNIPYSQLGVRNSLSEKGLEGLDCSETVSIYLAKLGITTSVKEINTGVMTNQKDFRKAIDSENIDFITGSDSNDFKPSKGDIFVWRRSDGVGHTGIVYSFDEETDLVTILEAIGNVGSADETTNKNNGGYSGTGSSRTAIYKRSGKALSKHAGWKGYFRPKNYTKKL; from the coding sequence ATGTCAGATTTTAAAATAACCGGAAATCCTACTCCTGAGGTTGGAAAAGAAGAATTTTACTCAGTCAATACACTACTCCCTAAAATTGGATTTTATCTAGACCAGATTCCTTCAAACACTCTCAACAATTTTGAATATCCTGTTACATGGGAAGTTTATGTTTTGGAACTTGGTAAATGGAGAAAAGCAAAAGGAAATGAAAAAAAAGGTAGCACTGTATCATTTACTTTTTTACAGAGAAGCCTAACCCGAAAAGGAATTCGTATTGTAGCCAAACGTGGTGAACAAATAGCTCAACTGGATATAAAAACACATCCTACAGAAATCCCAAAAATTCAATCTGTTGAATTACTTGACAAAAACGGTAAAAAACCATCAGAACCTTTAGCATACGGGCAAACCATTAAAGCAAGGGTTCATTGTCTGCACATGGATTGGCAAAGAGTATATGTTACACTCTGTGAAGATGATGCAGACGGAGGAGGACATGATAAGCTGAATGAAAAAAACAAAGCGCAAACACTTCCTGGTATCGTAAAAAACGGAATTGCCGATATTGATTTTATATTGAAGCCCGATTTCAAAAAAATAGCCAATGCAAGAAATGCTAATGAAGGGCAAACCCATGAGTATTACGCAACCGCAGAAATGTTCCTACAAGAAAAAGTTAGTAGTAACAATTTAAATGTAAAAAATTCTGATTACCAAAAGGAGCCACAGAAACAAACAGCTCAAAAAACAATTCCAGCCGAAAATAAAGGTAAATCCAAAAAAGACAAAAAAGAAATACAATCTCCGGTAACTGGCAAAAAGTACGATTGGGTCGAAGAAGCCTTTAAAATAAAGCCCATATTCTTGCCTGATCCTATGGAGTTCACAAATAGCGTAATGAAGATTTTTGTGCCTGATGCTAAGGACGAGAAGAAAGGTGCTGCTAATTGTGTCTGTAAGGAATATGACTTGATTTGGGGGAATAAAGTAAGTTGTGATTTTAGAAAGAAAGTTGTGGAAATAAGTAAAAGCTTATGGCCAAATAACTATAAACAAATGGCTAGTGGATTAATGGCTGTAATGAGAGTTGAAACCTCTGAAACATTTTCTCCTTCTAAGATTGAATTAGTTAGTTATGTTGACAGTAAAGGAAAAAAGAGAAAAAAATATGAAGGTTTATCTAAAGAAGCAATAAATAAACTTGATGAAAACTTTAATGGTGCGGTTGGGCTCATACAATTTACAAAAGATGCTATAGAAGCTTTAAACAAAGAAAATTCTCTGAGTCTTACTAAAAAAAAGTTAGCATTAATGACCGATTTAGATCAACTCGAATATGTTAAGAAATATTTCATGCTATATAATTGGTACAAAAATTTGTTGTCCCCTGAAGATATTTATTTACAGGTTTTTGCGCCAATAGGAATTGCTAAAAAAGAAAGTTATATTTTATATGAAAAGCATGAAAAGCCAGAAACAGAAAAACAAAAAGTTAGTAATAGAAATTATGAGGCCAATAAAAGTGTGGATGAAGAAAATAATAATGATAAAAAAATTCAACGCTCAGAAATATTAGGCAGATACCGGATCAGTTTCGCAGAAGGACTTTTGAAGAAAGAAAAGGAGTTCAGTTGTGGAGCAAATAAAAACAAGGAAGAAACCAGTAGTGATGACATGGGTGTTTTAGATGAAATGAAAGCTTTAGTAGATAAAAATATTCCTTATAGTCAGCTTGGAGTTAGAAATTCTCTTTCTGAAAAAGGTTTAGAAGGTTTAGATTGTTCAGAAACTGTTTCAATTTATTTAGCTAAACTAGGAATAACAACTAGTGTAAAGGAAATAAATACAGGAGTAATGACTAACCAAAAGGATTTTAGAAAAGCAATAGATTCAGAAAATATCGACTTTATTACAGGAAGTGATTCTAATGATTTTAAACCTAGCAAGGGAGATATTTTTGTCTGGAGAAGATCCGATGGTGTAGGGCATACAGGAATTGTATATAGTTTTGATGAAGAAACCGATTTAGTAACTATATTAGAGGCAATAGGTAATGTGGGGAGTGCCGATGAAACAACAAATAAAAATAATGGTGGTTATTCTGGAACCGGAAGCTCCAGAACAGCCATATATAAAAGATCAGGAAAAGCTTTATCTAAACATGCTGGTTGGAAAGGTTACTTTAGGCCAAAAAATTACACTAAAAAATTATAA
- a CDS encoding DUF1634 domain-containing protein, which translates to MALTEKSKNMTPNTSQEKDFQNIIGNLLRYGVWTALSVAAVGGLVYLLHHGQEIEDYSVFKENDKNIFEVIATIYQGLIQAKGDSIIFSGIILLFLTPVFRVLLSLFSFLLEKDYLYVAITTIVIGIIILSISFGFSH; encoded by the coding sequence ATGGCATTAACGGAAAAATCTAAAAACATGACACCCAATACATCACAGGAAAAAGATTTTCAGAACATTATTGGCAATTTGTTACGCTATGGCGTTTGGACGGCATTGTCTGTAGCCGCCGTTGGAGGCCTTGTTTATTTACTCCACCACGGTCAGGAAATCGAAGACTACTCCGTATTTAAAGAAAATGACAAAAATATTTTCGAAGTAATCGCCACTATATATCAAGGTTTAATTCAGGCAAAAGGCGACTCGATCATCTTCTCCGGAATCATACTTTTGTTTCTCACGCCTGTATTTCGGGTATTGCTGTCGTTATTTTCTTTTTTATTGGAAAAAGATTATCTCTATGTTGCTATTACCACCATCGTAATCGGCATTATTATATTGAGTATTTCGTTTGGGTTTTCGCACTAA